The Mesorhizobium koreense genome includes a window with the following:
- a CDS encoding ABC transporter substrate-binding protein has product MNRRIVLALTAALLAPAGLAHADDTVTIGVLAELSGPGAPSGTNWRDGIKIAVDEINADGGILGKKVKTNVYDTQTDPQVSRALAQKAIDEGAYAIWGTVYSGSTIVNMLVAQQNSIPQFTGSEAPAIVEKGNPFIFRTSSGAQKGVPSLTPYFKDTLKAKKVAVAWVNNEFGKGGHDVFVKQMKDVGINVVADVSSEQGQTDYAADVSKLKESGADAVFVYMNQEESARFLIEARKQNLTMPLVGEVTLTEAKVIDLAGAAANGALAHVGITSTATDNPAIASFDEKFKKEFNRNPTHDALKAYIGAWATKYVTEMVGKFDGQAFADKMHGLCLKAKDYPHMALDTCWDDRGEMSRPSFMVQVKDGKAVVIGTVPAN; this is encoded by the coding sequence ATGAACCGAAGAATAGTTCTTGCATTAACCGCAGCCCTGCTCGCGCCCGCGGGCCTCGCGCATGCCGACGACACCGTCACAATCGGCGTGCTGGCCGAGCTTTCGGGACCCGGTGCGCCCTCTGGCACCAACTGGCGCGACGGGATCAAGATCGCGGTCGATGAGATCAACGCCGACGGCGGGATACTCGGCAAGAAAGTGAAAACCAATGTCTATGACACGCAGACCGATCCGCAGGTCTCGCGCGCATTGGCGCAGAAGGCGATCGACGAAGGCGCCTATGCCATCTGGGGCACGGTCTATTCCGGATCGACCATCGTCAACATGCTGGTGGCGCAGCAGAACAGCATCCCGCAGTTCACGGGTTCAGAAGCACCGGCCATCGTCGAGAAGGGCAATCCGTTCATCTTCCGCACCTCCTCTGGTGCACAGAAGGGGGTTCCCTCGCTGACGCCCTATTTCAAGGACACGCTGAAAGCCAAGAAGGTCGCCGTCGCCTGGGTCAACAATGAGTTCGGCAAGGGTGGCCATGACGTCTTCGTCAAGCAGATGAAGGACGTCGGCATCAATGTCGTCGCCGACGTTTCGTCCGAGCAAGGACAGACGGATTATGCCGCTGACGTCTCGAAGCTCAAGGAATCCGGCGCCGACGCCGTCTTCGTCTATATGAACCAGGAGGAGTCGGCGCGTTTCCTGATCGAAGCCAGAAAGCAGAACCTGACGATGCCGCTCGTCGGCGAGGTGACCCTGACCGAGGCCAAGGTGATCGATCTCGCCGGCGCCGCCGCGAACGGCGCTCTCGCCCATGTGGGCATCACATCGACGGCGACTGACAACCCCGCGATCGCTTCCTTCGACGAGAAATTCAAGAAGGAATTCAACCGCAATCCCACGCACGACGCGCTCAAGGCCTATATCGGCGCGTGGGCGACGAAGTATGTCACCGAGATGGTCGGAAAATTCGACGGACAGGCTTTCGCGGACAAGATGCATGGCCTGTGTCTCAAGGCGAAGGATTATCCGCACATGGCGCTGGACACCTGCTGGGATGATCGTGGGGAGATGTCCCGCCCGAGCTTCATGGTGCAGGTGAAGGACGGAAAAGCGGTCGTGATTGGCACGGTCCCGGCCAACTAG
- a CDS encoding branched-chain amino acid ABC transporter permease: MSQLLQVLLSGLATGSIYALVAIGFTLVWQAAQTVNFAQGEFVMLPAFFVLAGLHFFHMPLWAALLLGVVASVIVLGILFKKLVVEPILPSGGTSLVIATIALGIFLKESVKEFYGAEAQSFPSMFPGGTFHFFGAVLSVQDILDLVFSLCVVVLLTLFLNRTRTGRCMQATAQNPAVAEILGVNVKRMILYTFLINAVLAALASFLITPVYLAKFSNGETLGLIAFIAAIVGGFNQIRGALAGGLLIGVLDNLTATYVTADYRAALPLVLLIAIILVRPQGLLGTSEGRSV, translated from the coding sequence ATGTCCCAGCTTCTCCAGGTCCTGCTTTCCGGCCTCGCCACCGGGTCCATCTATGCGCTCGTGGCCATCGGCTTCACGCTCGTATGGCAGGCGGCGCAGACGGTGAATTTCGCCCAGGGCGAGTTCGTCATGCTGCCGGCCTTCTTCGTGCTCGCCGGACTGCACTTCTTTCACATGCCCCTTTGGGCGGCGCTTCTGCTCGGCGTGGTCGCCTCGGTGATCGTGCTCGGTATCCTCTTCAAGAAGCTGGTCGTCGAGCCGATCCTGCCAAGCGGCGGCACATCGCTCGTCATTGCCACTATCGCGCTCGGTATATTCCTGAAGGAGAGCGTCAAGGAATTCTATGGCGCCGAGGCGCAGTCCTTCCCGTCAATGTTTCCGGGAGGCACCTTCCACTTCTTTGGCGCGGTGTTGTCGGTCCAGGACATCCTGGACCTGGTGTTTTCGCTCTGCGTCGTGGTCCTGCTGACGCTTTTCCTCAACCGCACGAGGACCGGCCGCTGCATGCAGGCGACCGCGCAAAACCCGGCCGTCGCCGAGATCCTCGGCGTCAACGTCAAGCGGATGATCCTCTATACGTTCCTCATCAACGCCGTCCTGGCGGCGCTGGCATCCTTCCTGATCACGCCGGTCTATCTCGCCAAATTCTCCAACGGCGAGACCCTCGGCCTGATCGCCTTCATCGCCGCCATCGTCGGTGGCTTCAACCAGATTCGGGGTGCACTGGCGGGCGGCCTGCTGATCGGCGTGCTCGATAATCTGACGGCCACCTATGTCACCGCCGACTACCGCGCCGCCCTGCCCCTGGTGCTTCTGATCGCCATCATCCTCGTGCGCCCGCAGGGCCTGCTCGGAACCTCCGAAGGGCGGTCCGTCTGA
- a CDS encoding branched-chain amino acid ABC transporter permease — MGARIRLIVIVALVVLAILAPLGQKGYVIYLLTSWLIFSIASMGLNLTLGYAGQISLAQASFMGIGAYVTALLTLKGWPWIGAMPLGLVACFVVGLLLGYPALRVKGHFLAFVTLAFNTLVFLVLRNEDWLTGGTYGLSGMPRPSFGSLSFMKPLYFYYFTLAVTVIAALILWGIVRSPWGRAFKALRENPVRAESLGVDTRRITLLAFAIGTTYGGLAGALITPLVQFIEPGSFGLVHSLRILLMVVVGGSGYFFGPFVGTGVVILLPEVLRFTQGYYLIIYSALVIAMLAFFPKGLMGIGAWLRQRLRPREARRDLAEGVRLK; from the coding sequence ATGGGAGCCCGCATCCGCCTCATCGTGATCGTGGCGCTGGTCGTCCTCGCGATCCTCGCCCCGCTCGGACAGAAGGGCTACGTCATCTACCTGCTGACGTCGTGGCTCATCTTCTCGATCGCGTCGATGGGGCTGAACCTGACGCTCGGCTATGCCGGCCAGATCTCGCTGGCGCAGGCATCCTTCATGGGTATCGGCGCCTATGTGACCGCGTTGCTCACGCTGAAAGGCTGGCCGTGGATCGGGGCCATGCCGCTCGGCCTCGTCGCATGCTTCGTCGTCGGCCTGCTGCTCGGCTATCCGGCGCTGCGCGTCAAAGGCCACTTCCTCGCCTTCGTGACGCTTGCGTTCAACACGCTAGTCTTTCTCGTCCTGCGCAACGAGGACTGGCTCACCGGCGGCACCTACGGCCTGTCGGGCATGCCGCGGCCGAGCTTCGGCTCGCTCTCCTTCATGAAGCCGCTCTATTTCTATTACTTCACCCTGGCGGTGACGGTGATCGCCGCGCTCATACTGTGGGGCATAGTGCGCTCACCCTGGGGGCGCGCCTTCAAGGCACTACGCGAGAACCCGGTTCGGGCCGAAAGCCTCGGCGTCGACACGCGCCGCATCACGCTGCTCGCCTTCGCCATCGGCACCACCTATGGCGGCCTGGCTGGCGCCCTGATCACGCCGCTGGTGCAGTTCATCGAGCCCGGCTCCTTCGGGCTGGTCCACTCGCTGCGCATCCTGCTTATGGTCGTGGTCGGGGGCTCGGGCTATTTCTTCGGCCCGTTCGTCGGGACCGGAGTCGTCATCCTTCTGCCGGAAGTCCTGCGTTTCACCCAAGGCTACTACCTGATCATCTATTCGGCGCTGGTGATCGCCATGCTCGCCTTCTTCCCCAAGGGTTTGATGGGCATCGGCGCCTGGCTGCGCCAGCGTCTGCGGCCGCGCGAAGCCCGGCGCGACCTGGCAGAAGGGGTGCGGCTGAAATGA
- a CDS encoding ABC transporter ATP-binding protein: MNAPVLSVRNLSKSFGGIKAVKDVSFEVHKGEILGLIGPNGSGKSTLFNCILGQLDADAGKVSVNGSDVSGVRAFRLNRLGVGRTFQQLSVFPQMSVIDNVILAGQEHRGSMLSRLFGSPDAGLTEAADRLIGFFRLSHLRNELAGSLSYGQQKLVDAAMAFMAGPSLVLLDEPAGGVNLTMLAGLKERLLAYNADHQTTFVVIEHNMDFVMSLCTRIIVLAEGAVIAEGAPADIRADQTVIDAYLGG, from the coding sequence ATGAACGCACCCGTCCTGTCCGTCCGCAACCTTTCCAAGAGCTTCGGCGGCATCAAGGCCGTGAAGGACGTCTCCTTCGAGGTCCATAAGGGCGAAATCCTCGGTTTGATCGGTCCCAACGGGTCCGGCAAGTCGACCCTCTTCAATTGCATCCTCGGGCAGCTCGACGCGGACGCCGGCAAGGTCTCGGTGAACGGCAGCGACGTTTCCGGCGTGCGCGCCTTTCGGCTGAACAGGCTGGGCGTTGGTCGCACCTTCCAGCAGCTTTCGGTCTTCCCGCAGATGTCGGTGATCGACAACGTCATTCTCGCCGGGCAAGAGCATCGAGGCTCGATGCTGTCCAGGCTGTTCGGATCGCCGGACGCCGGCCTCACCGAAGCGGCCGACCGGCTGATCGGCTTCTTCCGGCTTTCCCATCTCAGGAATGAACTGGCCGGATCGCTTTCCTACGGCCAGCAGAAGCTGGTCGACGCGGCGATGGCGTTCATGGCAGGGCCGAGCCTTGTCCTGCTCGACGAGCCGGCAGGCGGCGTCAATCTGACTATGCTCGCTGGCCTGAAGGAACGGCTGCTCGCCTACAATGCCGACCACCAGACGACCTTCGTGGTGATCGAGCACAACATGGATTTCGTCATGAGCCTGTGCACACGCATCATCGTGTTGGCGGAAGGCGCCGTGATCGCCGAAGGCGCGCCCGCGGACATCCGCGCCGACCAGACCGTCATCGACGCTTATCTCGGAGGCTGA
- a CDS encoding ABC transporter ATP-binding protein, which translates to MLELRDLYGGYGRITILNGVSFRVEPGTITTVIGPNGAGKSTLFKAVFGLLDIQSGEVLLEGRNVTRRTPRQMIADGVTYVPQGRNVVPQLSVYHNLELGGITAPDQAKVRQRIDEVMDQFPMLREFRDRKAIELSGGQQKQLEVARALLLDPKLILIDEPSIGLSPNLVQEVFRTLQRLRDRGVTILMVEQNAKAALAMSDYGLVLELGQTRMHDKADQLLADPRVGQLFLGGHVEDAELPA; encoded by the coding sequence TTGCTGGAGCTGAGAGACCTTTATGGCGGCTATGGCCGGATTACCATCCTGAACGGTGTCTCCTTCAGGGTCGAGCCCGGCACGATCACCACGGTGATCGGCCCTAACGGCGCCGGCAAGTCGACCCTGTTCAAGGCCGTCTTCGGCCTGCTCGATATCCAGTCCGGCGAAGTCCTGCTCGAAGGCCGCAATGTCACCCGGAGGACCCCGCGCCAGATGATCGCCGATGGCGTTACCTACGTGCCGCAGGGGCGCAACGTCGTGCCGCAACTTTCCGTTTACCACAACCTCGAGCTCGGCGGGATCACCGCTCCCGACCAGGCCAAGGTGCGGCAGCGGATCGACGAAGTAATGGACCAGTTCCCGATGCTGCGGGAATTTCGGGATCGGAAGGCAATCGAGCTTTCTGGCGGCCAGCAGAAGCAGCTCGAAGTGGCGCGTGCACTGCTCCTCGATCCGAAGCTGATCCTTATCGACGAGCCCTCCATAGGCTTGTCTCCCAACCTTGTGCAGGAGGTGTTCCGCACATTGCAGCGACTGCGCGACCGCGGCGTCACCATCCTCATGGTGGAGCAGAATGCCAAGGCGGCGCTGGCCATGTCGGATTATGGGCTGGTGCTGGAACTCGGGCAGACGCGCATGCACGACAAGGCGGATCAGTTGCTTGCCGACCCGCGCGTCGGACAACTCTTTCTTGGTGGTCATGTCGAAGATGCGGAGCTTCCGGCCTGA
- a CDS encoding SMP-30/gluconolactonase/LRE family protein encodes MSKMRSFRPEIEALLAPANRLGECPIWCNRSRMLWWVDVLEPALWSFDPATNACRRHAVGARRIGSIALREQGGLVLACDSGLYAYDPDTGSRKFLVDPEPGIIGHRKNDGRADPWGNFWIGTLEEDRYRPVGKLYRVTPDLSVTVEAEALAIPNSLAFDKDRGRIYFADTRAYTIWTAPCALSGARAGQKSIFATTAAPARPDGSCVDAEGCLWNAEYEGSRVVRYAPSGAILATIELPVSHPTCCCFGGVMLDRLFVTSAIEPLDESQRADEPLAGRVLVLDPGVRGRPEYRVGL; translated from the coding sequence ATGTCGAAGATGCGGAGCTTCCGGCCTGAGATCGAGGCGCTCCTCGCGCCCGCTAACCGCCTCGGCGAATGCCCGATATGGTGCAACCGAAGCCGGATGCTGTGGTGGGTCGACGTTCTGGAACCCGCGCTGTGGAGCTTCGATCCGGCCACTAACGCCTGCCGCCGGCACGCGGTCGGCGCCAGGCGGATCGGCTCGATCGCGCTCCGTGAACAAGGCGGCCTGGTCCTCGCCTGCGATAGCGGCCTCTACGCCTACGATCCGGATACCGGCAGCCGGAAATTCCTGGTCGATCCCGAACCCGGAATCATCGGCCACCGCAAGAATGACGGTCGCGCCGATCCATGGGGCAATTTCTGGATAGGCACGCTCGAGGAGGACCGCTACAGGCCCGTCGGCAAGCTCTACCGCGTCACGCCCGACCTGTCGGTGACCGTCGAGGCGGAAGCGTTGGCCATTCCGAACTCGCTCGCTTTCGACAAAGACCGCGGCCGCATCTATTTCGCCGACACCCGCGCCTATACGATCTGGACGGCGCCCTGCGCTCTTTCCGGCGCGCGGGCAGGGCAGAAATCCATCTTCGCCACGACGGCCGCACCGGCCCGGCCGGACGGCAGCTGCGTCGACGCCGAAGGCTGCCTGTGGAATGCCGAGTATGAAGGCAGCCGGGTCGTCCGCTACGCCCCTTCGGGTGCAATCCTCGCGACCATCGAGCTTCCAGTAAGCCATCCGACTTGCTGCTGTTTCGGAGGCGTCATGCTCGATCGTCTCTTCGTAACCAGCGCAATTGAACCGCTGGACGAAAGCCAGCGCGCGGACGAACCGCTCGCCGGCCGTGTCCTGGTGCTGGATCCCGGCGTGCGCGGTCGCCCCGAATACCGGGTCGGGCTGTAG